The region CGATAGAACTCACTTTTCTCTGTCATTGCCCACCAATTCCTCGCTCGATCTGTCCAGGTGCGGCAACTGTCTTGCCTCCACTACCGATAATATAGACCACTTCATCATCCTTGATGAAATTGGTTTTGTCTCGGATGATCCGCTCCGTGTACTCGCCGCCTTTCTTGAACAAGAGAATCTCCTGGCTCAGATCCTGGCTGCTCTCCTTGAGCACATCGGTAACGGCCGCCAATTCATCCCGCTCCACACGCATCCGGCGCAGAGAGAAAAGGCCCTTATCACTAAGCACAACGCCA is a window of Desulfocurvibacter africanus subsp. africanus DSM 2603 DNA encoding:
- a CDS encoding FtsB family cell division protein, which produces MVRKLLIGILLLVNCLLFYGVVLSDKGLFSLRRMRVERDELAAVTDVLKESSQDLSQEILLFKKGGEYTERIIRDKTNFIKDDEVVYIIGSGGKTVAAPGQIERGIGGQ